From the genome of Fibrobacter sp.:
TGTATCTTTATTTTGGTATAAGTTGGAGTTTGTGATGAATATTGTTTCGGCAAAACCGGGATTTTTTGTTCAGGATCGTTATTTGTATAGTAAGGATAACGAAAAGGTTATCCTCCGTGGTGTAAACCACATGTTTATCTGGACAGACCGTGAAGGAAAAACCATTCCTGAAATCGCAAAGACTGGTGCGAACTGCGTTCGTATCGTATGGAACACCCGCGGTCGTCTGAGCGACTTGGACCATATCATTGCCCAGTGCATTGATAACGGCATGATTCCTATTCCCGAAATTCATGATACTACGGGTAACTGGGACCGCCTTCACGACGCCTTGGATTTCTGGCTTCGCGAAGAAACTCTGCAGGTCATTTCCAATCACCAGCAGTACATGATTTTGAACGTGGGTAACGAACCTGGCGACAAGGAACAGGACCCCGAAGACTTTTTTGACGCCTACTGCATGATTATTACCCGCATGCGTGCTGCAGGAATTCGCGTTCCCTTGATGATCGATGCTGATTTCTGGGGCCAGAGCGAAAAGAACATTTTGAACGTTGGCCCGCGCCTTCTCCAGGCCGACCCGGAACACAACTTGCTGTTCTCCATCCATATGTGGTGGCCTTCCGAACATCATGATGCTGCCGCTACCGGCTACGCTACTGTAGAAGACCGAGTCCGTGGCGTTCTTAAGGCGTCCGTGGAAAAGAAGCTTCCCCTGGTTATCGGAGAATTTGCTCCGGTGGCTGTTGGTGGTGCCCGCGAAATTCCCTATAAGCTGATAATGTCCGAGGCAGAACGCCTGGATATCGGCTGGCTCGCTTGGAGCTGGGGTCCGGGTAACTTCGATAGTCCCGAAATGGACATGACCGTGCATGGTTCCTTCAATACCTTGGTCAGCTGGGGTAAGGAAATTTGCGTGGATAGTCCCAACGGTATCCAGAATACAAGTGTCATTCCCAACTTCATCCAGGACAAGGATTATGTCACCGGTTCTCTTTCTACCGGAGCAAACCTGATTCAGAACGGTGATTTCTCCGCTGAGGAACCTCTTGCTGGTTGGGCAACCGACTTCTGGGGTGGTCAG
Proteins encoded in this window:
- a CDS encoding cellulase family glycosylhydrolase — encoded protein: MNIVSAKPGFFVQDRYLYSKDNEKVILRGVNHMFIWTDREGKTIPEIAKTGANCVRIVWNTRGRLSDLDHIIAQCIDNGMIPIPEIHDTTGNWDRLHDALDFWLREETLQVISNHQQYMILNVGNEPGDKEQDPEDFFDAYCMIITRMRAAGIRVPLMIDADFWGQSEKNILNVGPRLLQADPEHNLLFSIHMWWPSEHHDAAATGYATVEDRVRGVLKASVEKKLPLVIGEFAPVAVGGAREIPYKLIMSEAERLDIGWLAWSWGPGNFDSPEMDMTVHGSFNTLVSWGKEICVDSPNGIQNTSVIPNFIQDKDYVTGSLSTGANLIQNGDFSAEEPLAGWATDFWGGQANTSIKNGEVRFDIKKGGKESWNLQFKQHLALMKGTTYIFSMRAKADKPRTLNVNIKKDCDDYTPYANGRILDLSTSWQNFSWKFTMKEDTDMESLLIYDMGGVPIAWTLADVSLVQARSVADRLNPSFQRNVQKNSGYFNAPNGPWELHLYSAKGELLEVMDCGKGGEGMRAYPLTDRRGILVVKDLSK